The following coding sequences are from one Homalodisca vitripennis isolate AUS2020 chromosome 7, UT_GWSS_2.1, whole genome shotgun sequence window:
- the LOC124366842 gene encoding LOW QUALITY PROTEIN: uncharacterized protein LOC124366842 (The sequence of the model RefSeq protein was modified relative to this genomic sequence to represent the inferred CDS: deleted 1 base in 1 codon), giving the protein MGHGLSRRRKERDVRLPSCGLCFSPSQLSFLNYHFSDQLANLAGDLKCEPSVNTGALVERLIQRLLCGVGTLDPRFSSKFLINLDPTKASSKAGTQSLSYLVRLDSLSWPLLYPDHQEQPTCHITHSEGGPQGFAKVRLTGCRVEDWAEFINNHGFLRRDKLQERFVELLAQSAARNSIPGTPDQIDESRMCGCPGKVVDPGVAFHLTETPPQEQFYFGAAECHRHSFPDPREFRLAIVEGTPCVRLRVGLPLCISGSEEDIQVTLTLGIGFTGWPHSCDFPSRISLSHVDILLYQQVATMGFYLVPAPPHPTTRCDDRSATWQFRFPATECALLSHYAAHSTPARVLAALRNILADMRRTTNGGQVVSDYMLKTFLWFRLEEDHESLIATLRDWDHDKLSTHVLVILDQLVTGLRTQRHRSYWFPWFNVMLSAPGGGTLHYTEEDYCHDAELLVSLLCRLHEFSLQPLPPSLPPLEAWQQLDSRLVGKWQDVLMALAPPTTTRSRRLGFAPGSGYSSGAASQYSARQLEYVRLILRGMLTVRALTLYQGQHFPSLFHQNNDLPSAKHSTKRIL; this is encoded by the exons ATGGGACACGGGCTGAGCAGACGCAGGAAGGAGAGAGACGTTCGTCTGCCGAGCTGTGGCCTCTGCTTTTCTCCCTCTCAGTTGTCTTTTCTCAACTACCACTTTTCTGATCAGCTGGCCAACCTTGCAG GAGACCTGAAGTGTGAACCATCTGTCAACACTGGAGCACTTGTCGAGCGGCTCATCCAGAGATTACTGTGTGGAGTTGGAACTTTGGATCCTCGGTTTAGCTCCAAGTTCCTTATCAATCTAGATCCAACAAAGGCTTCTTCCAAG GCTGGCACCCAAAGCCTCAGCTACCTTGTGCGTCTGGACTCTCTCAGCTGGCCACTACTCTATCCAGACCACCAGGAACAGCCTACGTGTCATATCACGCACAGCGAGGGAGGGCCACAGGGCTTTGCCAAGGTACGGCTCACTGGCTGTCGCGTAGAGGACTGGGCTGAGTTCATCAACAACCATGGGTTCCTTCGCAG AGATAAGCTGCAGGAGAGGTTCGTAGAGTTACTCGCTCAGTCAGCAGCCCGTAACTCAATCCCAGGCACCCCTGACCAAATAGACGAGTCTCGGATGTGTGGCTGCCCAGGCAAGGTTGTGGACCCTGGAGTGGCATTCCATCTCACCGAAACACCACCCCAGGAACAGTTCTACTTCGGAGCAG CTGAATGCCACAGACATAGTTTCCCTGACCCACGAGAATTCAGGCTGGCCATTGTTGAGGGCACCCCCTGTGTCAGGCTCAGGGTTGGACTGCCTCTATGTATTTCAGGATCAGAAGAAGACATTCAG GTAACGCTAACACTAGGCATTGGGTTCACAGGATGGCCTCACAGTTGTGACTTCCCGAGCCGAATTTCTCTCTCTCACGTTGACATCTTGCTTTACCAACAGGTAGCCACCATG GGATTCTATCTGGTACCGGCTCCTCCGCACCCTACCACTCGATGTGATGATCGCTCCGCCACCTGGCAGTTCAGGTTTCCAGCGACAGAGTGCGCCCTACTCTCACATTACGCTGCACACAGTACACCAGCTCGTGTTTTGGCAGCACTGCGCAATATACTGGCAGACATGAGACGGACAACTAATG GAGGTCAAGTGGTTAGTGACTACATGCTGAAGACATTTCTCTGGTTCCGGTTGGAAGAGGACCACGAATCTCTTATAGCCACTTTGCGAGACTGGGATCATGACAAGCTGTCAACACATGTTTTG GTTATCCTGGACCAGCTAGTGACAGGTTTGAGGACTCAGCGTCACCGTTCCTACTGGTTCCCGTGGTTTAACGTGATGTTGAGCGCTCCTGGTGGCGGTACCCTGCACTACACAGAGGAGGACTACTGCCATGATGCTGAA CTGCTGGTCTCACTGCTGTGTCGTCTCCATGAGTTCTCTCTGCAGCCTCTGCCCCCCTCACTGCCTCCCCTGGAAGCCTGGCAGCAGCTGGACTCTCGGCTCGTGGGCAAGTGGCAGGACGTGCTCATGGCTCTGGCACCCCCAACTACTACCAG GTCTAGAAGATTGGGGTTTGCCCCTGGGAGTGGCTACAGCAGCGGGGCAGCCTCGCAGTACTCTGCCCGCCAGCTGGAGTACGTGAGACTCATCCTGAGAGGCATGCTCACTGTACGAGCTCTCACTCTGTACCAG gGTCAACATTTCCCTAGTCTTTTTCACCAGAACAACGACCTCCCCTCAGCGAAACACAGTACAAAACGAATCCTCTGA